From one Streptomyces sp. R41 genomic stretch:
- a CDS encoding class E sortase, giving the protein MRAPGIVHHGTRRRRAAYRRAVWSGAEVLVTAGVVLLLLVVHQLWWTNRQARHDAAREVQALEREWKAPGAADAPSTDPGEGGNGGEGDGGDDSGGAQNPSSRERQTTVNSAQSGPRWSQAYAILTVPRLSLRVPVAEGVSKPNVLNKGYVGHYKGTQQPGQAGNFALAGHRNTHGEPFRYINRLRRGDTITVETKTALYTYVVDKTLPQTSARDSGVIHSVPRSTVRPSYGYSEPGYYITLTTCTPEYTSKYRLAVWGKLRSMRPR; this is encoded by the coding sequence ATGCGGGCTCCCGGGATCGTGCACCACGGCACTCGGCGGCGACGCGCCGCCTACCGGCGTGCGGTGTGGAGCGGTGCAGAGGTGCTCGTCACCGCGGGGGTGGTGCTCCTGCTCCTCGTGGTGCACCAGCTGTGGTGGACCAACCGGCAGGCCCGGCACGACGCCGCGCGCGAGGTGCAGGCGCTGGAGAGGGAGTGGAAGGCGCCGGGTGCCGCCGACGCGCCGAGTACGGACCCGGGCGAGGGCGGGAACGGGGGTGAGGGGGACGGCGGTGACGACTCCGGCGGTGCGCAGAACCCCTCCTCGCGCGAACGGCAGACCACCGTCAACAGCGCCCAGTCGGGGCCCCGTTGGTCCCAGGCCTACGCCATCCTCACCGTCCCCCGCCTCTCCCTCCGCGTCCCCGTCGCCGAGGGCGTCAGCAAGCCGAACGTTCTCAACAAGGGGTACGTCGGCCACTACAAGGGCACCCAACAGCCGGGCCAGGCGGGGAACTTCGCGCTCGCCGGGCACCGGAACACCCACGGCGAACCCTTCCGGTACATCAACCGGCTGAGGCGCGGCGACACGATCACGGTCGAGACGAAGACCGCCCTCTACACGTACGTCGTCGACAAGACCCTTCCGCAGACCTCGGCGCGGGACAGCGGCGTCATCCACAGCGTTCCGCGCAGCACCGTGCGGCCGTCGTACGGGTACAGCGAGCCCGGGTACTACATCACCCTCACCACCTGCACCCCCGAGTACACGTCCAAGTACCGGCTGGCGGTGTGGGGGAAGCTGCGGTCGATGCGGCCGCGGTAG
- a CDS encoding fumarylacetoacetate hydrolase family protein codes for MKLLRVGTAGLERPALLDAEGTLRDLSGIVPDIDGALLADDAALGRIRSAAEAGELPALDAAGLRVGPPLARIGKVVCIGLNYHDHARETGAEPPAEPVIFFKAADTVVGPNDTVLVPRGSVKTDWEVELAVVIGRTARYLESGEEALAHVAGYAVAHDVSEREFQIERGGTWDKGKNCETFNPLGPWLVTADEVPDPQNLSLKLWVNGELKQDGTTAEQIFPVAEVVRYVSQFMTLYPGDVINTGTPAGVALGQPEPKPFLRAGDVVELEIEGLGRQRQEFKDA; via the coding sequence ATGAAGCTGCTGCGAGTCGGTACGGCGGGGTTGGAGCGGCCCGCGCTGCTCGACGCCGAGGGAACCCTCCGGGATCTGTCGGGCATCGTCCCGGACATCGACGGGGCGCTGCTCGCCGACGACGCGGCGCTCGGCCGGATCCGTTCCGCCGCCGAGGCCGGTGAGCTGCCCGCGCTGGACGCGGCCGGGCTGCGCGTCGGGCCGCCGCTGGCCCGCATCGGCAAGGTCGTGTGCATCGGGCTGAACTACCACGACCACGCCCGCGAGACCGGCGCCGAGCCGCCCGCCGAGCCGGTGATCTTCTTCAAGGCGGCGGACACGGTGGTCGGCCCGAACGACACGGTGCTCGTGCCGCGCGGGTCGGTGAAGACCGACTGGGAGGTCGAGCTGGCGGTCGTCATCGGCCGTACCGCCCGCTACCTGGAGTCCGGTGAGGAGGCGCTCGCCCACGTCGCCGGGTACGCGGTGGCGCACGACGTCTCCGAGCGCGAGTTCCAGATCGAGCGCGGCGGCACCTGGGACAAGGGCAAGAACTGCGAGACGTTCAATCCGCTCGGGCCGTGGCTGGTGACGGCGGACGAGGTCCCCGACCCGCAGAACCTCTCCCTGAAGCTCTGGGTCAACGGAGAGCTCAAGCAGGACGGGACCACGGCCGAGCAGATCTTCCCGGTCGCCGAAGTGGTGCGGTACGTAAGCCAGTTCATGACCTTGTACCCGGGTGACGTCATCAACACCGGTACGCCGGCGGGGGTTGCCCTCGGACAGCCCGAGCCGAAGCCGTTCCTCCGGGCGGGGGATGTCGTCGAGCTGGAGATCGAGGGGCTCGGCCGTCAGAGGCAGGAGTTCAAGGACGCCTGA
- a CDS encoding LLM class F420-dependent oxidoreductase, which produces MTTALKEKVGRYGIWSVGLRSEDPDRRTEIAEAAAELEQLGYGAVWLGGSSAARHAVPLLEATSRLVAATSIQSIWQYDAEASAAGYAEVESAHPGRFVLGLGVSHAKLADQYRRPYSALVDYLDALDAAGVPAERRVLAALGPKTLQLSADRAAGAIPYLVTPEHTAQAREILGEGPLLAPEFKVVPETDPTRARALAREALAMYLSLPNYTNSFLRLGFTEDDLAAGGSDRLIDALYAWGDEDRIRARINAFHDAGADHVALQVVDGGPGDGLQRETWRRLADLLF; this is translated from the coding sequence ATGACCACCGCCCTGAAGGAAAAAGTCGGCCGCTACGGCATCTGGAGCGTCGGACTCCGCTCGGAGGACCCGGACCGGCGCACCGAGATCGCCGAGGCCGCCGCCGAGCTGGAGCAACTCGGCTACGGCGCCGTCTGGCTGGGCGGCAGCAGCGCCGCCCGCCACGCCGTACCCCTGCTGGAAGCCACCTCGCGTCTCGTGGCCGCCACCAGTATCCAGAGCATCTGGCAGTACGACGCCGAGGCGAGCGCGGCGGGCTACGCCGAGGTCGAGTCGGCCCACCCCGGCCGCTTCGTGCTCGGCCTCGGGGTGAGCCACGCCAAGCTCGCGGACCAGTACCGCCGCCCGTACTCCGCCCTGGTCGACTACCTCGACGCGCTGGACGCGGCCGGGGTCCCCGCGGAACGCCGGGTCCTGGCTGCCCTCGGTCCGAAGACGCTGCAACTGTCCGCCGACCGGGCCGCGGGCGCGATCCCCTACCTGGTCACGCCCGAGCACACCGCCCAGGCCCGCGAGATCCTGGGCGAGGGCCCGCTGCTGGCCCCGGAGTTCAAGGTCGTCCCGGAGACCGACCCGACCCGCGCCCGCGCACTGGCCCGCGAGGCCCTCGCCATGTACCTCTCCCTGCCCAACTACACGAACAGCTTCCTGCGCCTCGGCTTCACCGAGGACGACCTGGCCGCCGGCGGCAGCGACCGCCTGATCGACGCGCTGTACGCCTGGGGCGACGAGGACCGGATCCGCGCCCGCATCAACGCCTTCCACGACGCGGGCGCCGACCACGTGGCGCTCCAGGTGGTGGACGGCGGCCCGGGGGACGGCTTGCAGCGGGAGACGTGGCGGAGGCTGGCCGACCTCTTGTTCTGA
- a CDS encoding winged helix-turn-helix transcriptional regulator, whose product MALGKDYATQECSIARALEIVGERWTLLVVRDALYGVRRYNDFLVHLGIPRAVLAARLQLLTAEGILEKRRYQESPPRDEYVVTDRGIALWPTLRSLGLWGREHFSETQLRAFRHATCGTELGRYGECPACGTVVPVPDVEMVPGPGLDPDPVDPVSRALLKPKRLLEPIETAPV is encoded by the coding sequence ATGGCTCTGGGCAAGGACTACGCGACGCAGGAGTGCTCGATCGCCCGCGCGCTCGAAATCGTCGGCGAGCGCTGGACGCTCCTCGTCGTACGCGACGCGCTCTACGGCGTACGGCGCTACAACGACTTCCTCGTGCACCTCGGCATCCCGCGCGCCGTCCTCGCGGCCCGCCTCCAGCTGCTCACCGCCGAGGGCATCCTCGAAAAGCGCCGCTACCAGGAGTCGCCGCCGCGCGACGAGTACGTCGTCACCGACCGCGGCATCGCGCTCTGGCCCACCCTGCGCTCGCTCGGCCTGTGGGGCCGCGAGCACTTCAGCGAGACTCAGCTGCGCGCCTTCCGGCACGCGACCTGCGGCACGGAGCTCGGCCGGTACGGCGAATGTCCCGCCTGCGGAACCGTCGTACCCGTCCCGGACGTCGAAATGGTGCCGGGACCCGGACTCGATCCGGACCCGGTGGATCCGGTCAGCCGGGCGCTGCTCAAGCCGAAGCGCCTGCTGGAGCCGATCGAGACGGCTCCTGTATAA
- a CDS encoding tetratricopeptide repeat protein produces the protein MDTSAQYQLGSDLLHQGRREEAKQWLVPLAEAGHPEAVRRLAWSASGLAYKDARYEAEAEYWLRREAEVREDPDWLVTMAQEMRRWASGRVAEAEDLVAGMARAGSARAAGQLGYWKRRDGDPAAAVEWYRLAVELGHRFCWRDLGWCLRTLGRYAEAEALYRPRAEAGDVVALYELGALLHAQGKGPAVTPPGPPSL, from the coding sequence ATGGACACCTCAGCCCAGTACCAACTCGGCAGCGACCTCCTCCATCAAGGGCGCCGCGAGGAGGCCAAACAGTGGCTCGTACCGCTGGCTGAAGCCGGTCACCCGGAGGCGGTGCGCCGGCTGGCCTGGAGTGCGAGCGGGCTCGCGTACAAGGACGCCCGCTACGAGGCGGAGGCCGAGTACTGGCTGCGTCGCGAGGCGGAGGTACGGGAGGACCCCGACTGGCTGGTCACGATGGCCCAGGAGATGCGCCGCTGGGCATCGGGACGGGTGGCGGAGGCCGAGGACCTGGTGGCCGGGATGGCGCGGGCGGGCAGCGCACGGGCCGCCGGTCAGCTGGGTTACTGGAAGCGCCGGGACGGCGACCCGGCGGCCGCCGTGGAGTGGTACCGCCTCGCGGTCGAGCTCGGGCACCGCTTCTGCTGGCGGGACCTCGGCTGGTGCCTGAGGACCCTGGGCCGTTACGCCGAGGCGGAGGCGCTGTACCGCCCGCGCGCCGAAGCGGGCGATGTTGTGGCCCTGTACGAGCTCGGGGCGCTGCTGCACGCACAGGGGAAGGGACCGGCGGTGACACCGCCGGGTCCGCCCAGCCTCTAG
- a CDS encoding heme-degrading domain-containing protein: MHHPQITPKFAPEITPSVEELEAQERRLVFRRFTYEDAWALGSLLVELARERQAPVAIDIHRAGQQLFHAALPGSTPDNDAWIARKRRVVERYGASSYLVGARFRAKGTTFEDSSRLDPDVYAAHGGSFPITVEDVGVIGSVTVSGLPQLQDHRLVVEALEQFLAE; the protein is encoded by the coding sequence ATGCATCACCCGCAGATCACACCGAAGTTCGCCCCCGAGATCACCCCGTCCGTCGAGGAGCTCGAGGCGCAGGAACGCCGTCTGGTCTTCCGCCGGTTCACGTACGAGGACGCGTGGGCCCTCGGCTCCCTGCTCGTGGAGCTGGCGCGGGAGCGCCAGGCGCCGGTGGCCATCGACATCCACCGCGCCGGCCAGCAGCTCTTCCACGCGGCGCTGCCCGGCTCCACCCCCGACAACGACGCCTGGATCGCCCGCAAGCGCCGCGTCGTGGAGCGCTACGGCGCCTCGTCCTACCTGGTCGGCGCCCGCTTCCGGGCCAAGGGCACGACGTTCGAGGACTCCTCCCGCCTCGACCCCGACGTGTACGCGGCGCACGGCGGCTCGTTCCCGATCACCGTCGAGGACGTGGGCGTGATCGGGTCAGTCACGGTCTCCGGCCTGCCGCAGCTCCAGGACCACCGTCTCGTGGTGGAGGCGCTGGAGCAGTTTCTGGCCGAGTAG
- a CDS encoding YidC/Oxa1 family membrane protein insertase: MSVFASLVEQLADLLQPLFHASAAAAAIVLFTAFVRLLVHPLSRAAARGQRARAELQPRVAELRKKHAKDPEKLQKAVLALHAEEKVSPLSGCLPSLLQLPAFFLLYHLFSNSTIGGGANALLGHKLFAAPLGDRWADALGNGGVFGASGLVYLGLFALVAAVATFNYRRTKRMMAASAPVADGDQQVPGLASVNKIMPFMSFFTLFTVAVVPLAAALYVVTSTTWSAVERAVLYGGPVAKGPERSGPAQAA; encoded by the coding sequence ATGTCCGTTTTCGCGAGCCTGGTCGAGCAGCTCGCCGACCTGCTCCAGCCCCTGTTCCACGCCTCGGCGGCGGCCGCCGCGATCGTCCTGTTCACCGCGTTCGTACGACTTCTCGTGCATCCCCTGTCCCGGGCGGCGGCGCGCGGTCAGCGGGCGCGCGCCGAGCTCCAGCCGAGGGTGGCGGAGCTGCGCAAGAAGCACGCGAAGGATCCCGAGAAGCTGCAGAAGGCGGTGCTGGCGCTGCATGCGGAGGAGAAGGTGTCGCCGCTGTCCGGCTGCCTGCCCAGCCTGCTCCAGCTGCCGGCCTTCTTCCTCCTCTACCACCTGTTCTCGAACTCGACGATCGGCGGCGGGGCCAACGCCCTGCTCGGGCACAAGCTGTTCGCCGCGCCGCTCGGCGACCGGTGGGCGGACGCGCTGGGGAACGGGGGAGTGTTCGGGGCGTCGGGGCTGGTCTACCTGGGACTGTTCGCCCTCGTCGCCGCGGTCGCGACCTTCAATTACCGTCGTACGAAGCGGATGATGGCCGCCTCCGCACCGGTCGCCGACGGCGATCAGCAGGTGCCCGGGCTCGCCTCGGTCAACAAGATCATGCCGTTCATGTCCTTCTTCACGCTCTTCACCGTGGCGGTGGTGCCGCTGGCCGCCGCGCTCTATGTGGTGACCAGTACGACGTGGAGTGCGGTGGAGCGGGCGGTGCTGTACGGCGGGCCCGTGGCCAAGGGGCCCGAGCGGTCCGGGCCGGCGCAAGCGGCCTGA
- a CDS encoding DUF6412 domain-containing protein, with translation MIRSWVNMRPAAVLLLLLLEVALLDTGSLSAAVAVAFTATAAAASALAVCALIGSRCAPAVPRTRVRTAIRDREHRTAFLPQRDPDAAGRRRPRAPGRALLTAAA, from the coding sequence ATGATCCGGAGCTGGGTGAACATGCGCCCCGCCGCCGTGCTGCTGCTTCTGCTGCTCGAAGTCGCGCTGCTCGACACCGGCAGCCTCTCCGCCGCCGTAGCCGTCGCGTTCACCGCGACCGCCGCGGCCGCATCCGCGCTCGCCGTCTGCGCCCTCATCGGCTCGCGCTGCGCGCCCGCCGTCCCCCGTACGCGGGTCCGGACGGCCATCCGCGACCGCGAGCACCGTACGGCCTTCCTGCCCCAACGCGATCCGGACGCGGCGGGGCGCAGGCGTCCCCGGGCGCCGGGGCGTGCCCTCCTGACGGCCGCCGCGTAG
- a CDS encoding SEC-C domain-containing protein: MRPDTPAENVDHNAEAARLERTAGRYPEDAENLLLQAAAHLELAGDRPAATALYDRLLSSLDSPGSLENPHLVRALKASNLWEYGHEAEARAIIDGVRTASPRDAAPWVIVAEALESHDELEAAQETFTQGAQLLLTDVSEPPYSTLPLLFGRHRVRRMLGAPHDDWDTLADTLHSSPISLDELHDPKRVWSLGSDNPAELQAEISRLRAELGTYREALSRPFPVAVLHWPTDELAELLAAYPSLASEYSSHEEHLATIEASLRELAASGTPNLGIVTGTVPSYEAFAASEASSPADATLLPQYATTLAARGRAVAWPPQRGAGCWCGSGNAYATCHGATQT, translated from the coding sequence ATGCGCCCCGACACGCCTGCCGAGAACGTCGACCACAACGCGGAAGCAGCCCGCCTGGAGCGGACTGCCGGCCGGTACCCCGAGGACGCGGAGAACCTGCTGCTGCAGGCCGCGGCCCACCTGGAACTGGCGGGCGACCGCCCCGCCGCGACAGCGCTCTACGACCGCCTGCTGTCGTCCTTGGATTCTCCGGGTTCACTCGAGAACCCCCACCTGGTACGAGCCCTCAAGGCATCGAACCTCTGGGAGTACGGCCACGAGGCGGAAGCCCGCGCGATCATCGACGGAGTAAGGACGGCGTCCCCCCGCGACGCGGCCCCCTGGGTGATCGTCGCGGAGGCCTTGGAGTCCCACGACGAGCTGGAGGCGGCGCAGGAGACCTTCACGCAGGGCGCCCAGCTCCTCCTGACAGACGTGTCGGAGCCCCCCTACTCCACCCTCCCCCTCCTCTTCGGCCGCCACCGCGTCCGCCGCATGCTGGGCGCACCCCACGACGACTGGGACACCCTGGCGGACACCCTCCACTCGTCCCCGATCTCCCTGGACGAACTCCACGACCCGAAGCGCGTCTGGTCCCTCGGCTCGGACAACCCGGCAGAACTCCAGGCGGAGATCAGCCGCCTACGGGCGGAGCTGGGCACGTACAGGGAGGCCCTGTCCCGCCCATTCCCGGTGGCAGTCCTGCACTGGCCGACGGACGAACTGGCCGAGCTGCTGGCCGCATACCCGTCGCTGGCGTCGGAGTACTCCTCCCACGAGGAGCACCTCGCGACCATAGAGGCCTCCCTGCGCGAACTGGCCGCCTCCGGCACCCCGAACCTCGGCATCGTGACGGGCACGGTCCCGTCCTACGAAGCCTTCGCGGCGTCCGAGGCGTCGTCACCGGCCGACGCGACGTTGTTGCCGCAGTACGCGACGACGCTGGCGGCCCGGGGGCGGGCTGTGGCTTGGCCGCCGCAGAGGGGGGCGGGATGTTGGTGTGGCTCGGGCAACGCGTACGCGACGTGCCACGGGGCCACGCAAACCTGA
- a CDS encoding beta-1,6-galactanase translates to MIRRRTLLAAAGGTVLGSALATGTASADATIAVNPATTYGKWEGWGTSLAWWANVFGARDDFADIFFTTKSTTYNGTSLPGLGLNIARYNLGACSWNSVNGESMVASANIPSFKQIEGYWQDWNNEDPTSSAWKWTADATQRAMLLKATSRGATSELFANSPMWWMCLNHNPSGASGGGNNLQSWNYRQHASHLAAVALYAKNNWGVNFSTVEAFNEPSSSWWTATGTQEGCHMDASVQAAVLPYLRSELDKRGLTGTKISASDETSYDLARTTWSSFSSTTKGQVNRVNVHGYQGSGGRRDLLYTDVVKTAGKGLWNSEYGDSDGTGLTLASNLCLDFRWLHPTAWVYWQVMDPSSGWATIAYDASTLTAGAVQTKYYVMAQFTRHIRPGMTIVDTGVDYAAAAYDATAKRLVIVAVNKASSSQTLTFDLSRFTTVSGGTGGLVPRWNTLTSGSGDRYTSRSDTYLSGKSVAVPFAAGAVQTLQVDGVVV, encoded by the coding sequence ATGATCCGGCGTAGAACACTGCTGGCAGCCGCGGGCGGAACGGTCCTCGGCAGCGCCCTGGCGACGGGTACCGCCAGCGCGGACGCGACCATCGCCGTCAACCCCGCGACGACGTACGGGAAATGGGAGGGCTGGGGTACGTCGCTGGCGTGGTGGGCCAACGTGTTCGGCGCCCGCGACGACTTCGCCGACATCTTCTTCACCACCAAGTCGACGACGTACAACGGCACTTCGCTTCCCGGCCTGGGCCTGAACATCGCCCGCTACAACCTGGGCGCGTGCAGCTGGAACAGCGTGAACGGCGAATCGATGGTCGCCTCCGCCAACATCCCCTCCTTCAAGCAGATCGAGGGCTACTGGCAGGACTGGAACAACGAGGACCCCACCTCCTCGGCCTGGAAGTGGACGGCCGACGCCACCCAGCGGGCCATGCTGCTGAAGGCGACGTCACGGGGCGCGACGAGCGAGCTGTTCGCCAACTCCCCGATGTGGTGGATGTGCCTGAACCACAACCCGTCGGGCGCGTCCGGCGGCGGCAACAACCTCCAGTCCTGGAACTACCGCCAGCACGCGTCCCACCTGGCGGCAGTGGCCCTCTACGCGAAGAACAACTGGGGCGTGAACTTCTCCACCGTCGAGGCCTTCAACGAACCGTCCTCCAGCTGGTGGACGGCCACCGGCACCCAGGAGGGCTGCCACATGGACGCGTCGGTGCAGGCGGCCGTACTCCCGTACCTGCGCAGCGAGTTGGACAAGCGAGGCCTGACCGGCACGAAGATCTCGGCCTCGGACGAGACGAGCTACGACCTGGCCCGTACGACGTGGAGCTCTTTCAGCTCGACGACAAAGGGGCAGGTCAACCGGGTCAACGTCCATGGCTACCAGGGTTCGGGCGGCCGCCGGGACCTCCTCTACACGGACGTCGTGAAGACCGCGGGCAAGGGCCTGTGGAACTCCGAGTACGGCGACAGCGACGGCACCGGCCTCACCCTCGCGAGCAACCTCTGCCTGGACTTCCGCTGGCTGCACCCGACCGCCTGGGTCTACTGGCAGGTCATGGACCCGTCGTCGGGCTGGGCGACGATCGCGTACGACGCGAGCACCCTGACCGCCGGGGCGGTGCAGACGAAGTACTACGTGATGGCCCAGTTCACCCGCCACATCCGCCCCGGAATGACGATCGTCGACACGGGGGTGGACTACGCGGCGGCGGCCTACGACGCGACGGCGAAACGTCTGGTGATCGTGGCCGTGAACAAGGCGTCCTCCTCCCAGACCCTGACCTTCGACCTGTCCCGTTTCACCACGGTGTCGGGAGGCACGGGCGGCCTGGTCCCCCGCTGGAACACGCTGACGTCGGGGTCCGGCGACCGCTACACCTCGCGCTCGGACACGTATCTGAGCGGCAAGTCGGTCGCCGTGCCGTTCGCGGCGGGGGCGGTGCAGACGCTGCAGGTGGACGGGGTGGTGGTGTGA
- a CDS encoding MFS transporter, whose product MTRLDRTAVTSTDTARSTTPPESTPRAAPTLALTSAATAVALMTYTAPLVTLPDTAAALHTSVSAQAWLLNGTPLGLAALLLVAGSLADDYGRRRIFLAGTVALGITTALGALANSTWLFTLTRIAQGAASAAILASSLGLIVHAFPNPRGRLHATGVWGAFVSGGIAVGPLLAGGMAEWDWRLAYAVLGVAALIVAALGTRALTESRAPRGGRPDLAGALTFGLALVALVAALTLGRDGWLRAPVGLLLAAFLVLMAVFVVVERRSRTPMIDLGLFRHRRFLASSAGGLFTGVAVIGVFSFLPALIQRTLGLSALDTAWLVLLWSGLSFVVALQARRLAGRISARHQLALGFALHAAGILTMLGALGASSWTRLLPGFIISGIGSGLLNAALPHLAVESVPATRAAMGSGAQQTFRYIGSCAGVALTIALVTSSGGVAHGWNIAILVSAGLAGAAAVSVLALREHG is encoded by the coding sequence ATGACCCGGCTCGACCGCACCGCCGTCACATCCACCGATACGGCGCGCTCGACAACTCCCCCGGAGAGCACCCCGCGCGCGGCCCCCACCCTCGCCCTCACCAGCGCCGCCACCGCCGTGGCGCTGATGACGTACACCGCGCCGCTGGTCACGCTCCCCGACACCGCCGCCGCGCTGCACACCTCGGTCTCCGCCCAGGCCTGGCTGCTCAACGGCACCCCGCTGGGCCTGGCCGCGCTGCTCCTGGTCGCCGGCAGCCTCGCGGACGACTACGGCCGCCGCCGGATCTTCCTGGCCGGCACGGTCGCGCTCGGCATCACCACGGCGCTGGGCGCGCTCGCGAACTCGACCTGGCTGTTCACGCTGACCCGCATCGCCCAGGGCGCGGCGAGCGCGGCGATCCTCGCGAGCAGCCTGGGGCTGATCGTCCACGCCTTCCCGAACCCGCGCGGGCGGCTGCACGCGACCGGCGTCTGGGGCGCCTTCGTCAGCGGCGGCATCGCGGTGGGCCCGCTGCTCGCGGGCGGGATGGCCGAGTGGGACTGGCGGCTGGCATACGCGGTGCTGGGCGTGGCCGCGTTGATCGTCGCCGCGCTGGGAACCCGCGCTCTCACCGAGTCCCGCGCACCCCGGGGCGGCCGCCCCGACCTGGCGGGAGCCCTGACCTTCGGCCTGGCGCTGGTGGCCCTGGTGGCCGCGCTCACCCTGGGCCGCGACGGCTGGCTGCGCGCACCGGTGGGCCTGCTGCTGGCGGCGTTCCTCGTCCTGATGGCCGTGTTCGTCGTCGTCGAGCGCCGCAGCCGTACGCCCATGATCGACCTCGGCCTGTTCCGGCACCGCCGCTTCCTCGCCTCGTCCGCGGGCGGGCTGTTCACGGGCGTCGCGGTGATCGGCGTGTTCAGCTTCCTGCCGGCGCTGATCCAGCGGACGCTCGGCCTGTCCGCGCTGGACACGGCGTGGCTGGTCCTGCTCTGGTCCGGGCTGTCCTTCGTGGTCGCGCTGCAGGCGCGGCGCCTCGCGGGCCGGATCTCGGCACGCCACCAGCTCGCACTCGGCTTCGCGCTGCACGCGGCCGGCATCCTGACGATGCTCGGCGCGCTGGGTGCCAGTTCCTGGACGCGACTGCTCCCCGGCTTCATCATCTCCGGCATAGGCAGCGGCCTCCTCAACGCCGCCCTGCCGCACCTCGCCGTCGAGTCCGTCCCCGCGACCCGCGCCGCGATGGGCTCGGGCGCGCAGCAGACGTTCCGCTACATCGGTTCCTGCGCTGGCGTCGCCCTCACGATCGCGCTGGTGACCTCCTCCGGCGGCGTCGCCCACGGCTGGAACATCGCGATCCTCGTGTCGGCGGGACTCGCGGGGGCCGCGGCGGTGAGCGTGCTGGCCCTTCGGGAGCACGGCTGA